TTTCCAGTTAAAATACCGAATAAAGTGACGCAAAAAACGTTTGAGGCAACGGATAAAAAGAAAGGCATAAAGTCTTTTAAATCTAAAGAGGAATTATTTACGAAGCTGGAAATATGAAATTTATTCCTGGCTTTACAACTCAATTTAATAAAGATATTAAGTTACAGAAGAAACGCAAAAAGGACTTAGAGAAACTCAAAGGAATCATGTCGCTACTGATTGATGGTATTTCATTAAGTTCAAAGCACAAAGACCATAAGTTAACTGGGAATTATAAGAATCGACGTGAATGTCATATTGAACCTGATTGGCTTTTGATCTACAAGGTAGAAGGCAATTTAATCATATTTGAAAGAACTGGAACGCATTCGGATTTATTCGATTAATTTTATTTTAGCAAAGCGGCACGTCGCTTAACTTCGTCTCCTCACTCCGCTCAGGATTGCTAATGCAACCTTCGCTCCGGGCTAAAGCCACATTGCTTTGCCACTTCGGTTCGCGAGACGGCGCTAAGGCGCCTCGAACCTTGTGCCAACCGCGTCGCGCACAAGCGCTTGCGGCCGCAACGTCGAGGAGACTCTTTCGTTAGGCGAACATTCAGCAATTAAACTATACAAATATATGAAATTAATCGAAAAAATTAAAGTAACGATAAAATCTCGTAAATTTCTTAATCGAGTAGCGCAGGGCGCTTTAATCATTATTGAATATTTATTAAAAGGATTTGTTTTACTTTTTGAACCTATGAAGAATATAGGATTAATATTATTGGGAGCGGTTGCCACTAT
The window above is part of the Leptospira yasudae genome. Proteins encoded here:
- a CDS encoding type II toxin-antitoxin system YafQ family toxin, with amino-acid sequence MKFIPGFTTQFNKDIKLQKKRKKDLEKLKGIMSLLIDGISLSSKHKDHKLTGNYKNRRECHIEPDWLLIYKVEGNLIIFERTGTHSDLFD